TTTAGCAAGCAGATTCTCTTCATTTATCTTCTGAATCTCCTGAAGCAAATTCTTCTGCTCCTCCTTCTTCCTTTCAATGGCCTGTGTTAACACAGAATTTGCACGTGAGTCCGAAAACTACTTATGATTCAAATTAAACTAGATGTTAATTGCATGTACCTTGAGCTCCTCCATCTGCACCCTTTCCATGTTTTCCAGCAACTGCTGACCCTCCTGCTCCTTCACCTCCTCCTGTAGCATTTTCTCCTCCAGACGCATCTGAATCTGGTCCAGGATGCGCAGCTTCCCGCTTTAATAACACCCACCCATCAACCATAGGGAGGAATACATTATATGTCGAGTATATAGAATATAGAGCGTAAACATCCTTACTGAATCATCTGCTGTTTGCGGAGCTGTTCGATTTGTTCCTGGGTTTCTAAAGCCCGGCGACGCTCCACCTCCATCATAGCATCCAGTCTTTTCTCCTCCTCCAGCCACTTTGTGCGGTTCTGTTTCTTCTCCTCAAGCTGCGCATCTCGGATAACATGGCACTGAACTTCCTGAATCAACTGCAGGAGTACAATGGCAACATTTGCATGTAGGAAACAACCAGTCGGTGATGGATTGGCTTGTTAGTGTGGTACCTACCTCATTGAGCTTCTTGACTTCGTCCTCTTGTTCCATTCTCAGGGTGTTGGCCCGCTCCAACAGATACTGAGCCCGGTCCCTCGCCTCTGCCTCGAGCTCACTGAGAGTCTGGTTCTTCTGCCGAGACAGGTCCGCCTGACGCATCTGTGCTTTTCTCTGCTCTGCAGCCTCCTGATTTGACAACAACTAGATTTTCATTTCCTGAAGCATTTAGCAGTTCTTTGAAGACAGTGTTCTTTGGCTCAGTCATTCAGagcatatttttttgtgttgaaAAACACGAGACTTGGCAGTGACATTTAGGTTTACATtagaaaaacaacagaaaaccAGCACAGTGGAATACAAAACGAGTTCTGTTTGAACAGCCTGTTAAAGTGTACATGGTAAGCTTTATTCTGTCTAAGTTAAATGCTGCAGCAGAGCTATCATGATACTTTTGGAATAAGTGTTTCATCTATAATAATTCAACAATCAATAACCGTGTTCTGTGTTTCTGGCTTACGGATTGGCAACCGCAgaagaaatgtttttacattgacAACAATGGCAGTGCCTAACAAGAACAAGTTCGGGAATCAAAGTCTTTTTACGAATTAactattatgaaaatgtttgagCTGCCAATGCTTACTCAATAATGCACAAACATTTCGCAACTATCATGAAGACCCAGCAATATATTCACTTTTTGAGTCAGTTTCGGGCTGTTCATTTATTTCGAAATGATGGCACTTATAATTAAGTGCATGTCTGTTTGGTGCTGGCTGTGCATTTCTCACTTCATGTGAAAACTTAAGCGCATTTCGTGAAATCATAGGCTGCCTGAGAAGCAGGACcgttatatttttgtaaatatgcaCTGTAATACTGATGTTATAATTCATTCTAACATAATGATAACATTAGTGTTGTTGTTTCATTGAGTTTTTCAATTCCATTCATACATAATTGTTTGATTAATTCATTCTTGGAAAAATGTGCATGCATGCACACgtttttttatgtctttttaaaataatttctcaTAATGTAGTAATTCATTGTAAACACAATGCAGTAAGGAATTGACACAGGAACTGAAGAAGAATACAAACAGCTCTGCAGTTTCATTTGAGCTGATTATTATTTCCGTTCCGAGTGGCTTTTTATTGTCATCACAATGAAGCACAGCTGGTAAAAGGCAATACAggaaacatttatattttatactagGATAATTCTGGGTGGCtaacaaatgttttttcttaTGGTGGCCGTGGCCAACCAATGCAACCCGGGTAGATCCGCTCCGCCAAATGAGTAACCATAAAGTGTTTAAGTTCAATTTTGACATTCTTGGCTCACCATGGCTTCCTCGCGGGCTTGGCGTTGGGCCTCCAGCACAGCTGCCTTCTCCTCTTCACTAGGAACATGAGACTCCACCATGATTCGCCTGAACTCAGCTGATGACAGGATAACAGACTGCCCAGATGGGTCCTCACTTGGGATTCTGGTTCAACAAAACAAGAGCAAAGAGCagacttaaaggggtcatgcattttttattattattttataaagtttactgagcacttataatgttagtatgatttttacatcaaaaattgtaatcataatatagaaataaaagaccattttctaccctgattttagtcCTCTGATTTGAGCTCTCTGTTTTAAGAGGTGTGTCcactgtgagacttcagtgtaaacacccacccactgctgtgattggctaacatctttgcatatgaaataagtaTTTCATGTGGAACTCTCTTGAAAACTTTTACTACGTTTTACTACTACAGCTGTCAagattaactaataatgaaaacTGTTGGTTATAGCATTATATTAGATCGACTCCCATcacatgaaaggttgcagtgaacATGTAACAGATGACAGACATGAATGctgtgatctcgtcattgcaactcgaTTTCTGCACTCTcatgaatgctttcatcattaCTAACAGTGCAAGCatgatgtaaataagagattcattgtgcagtgtagacagcctcattgattataatgggagtgcagaactcagtcactgataaacttgcgctgtttgattgacagctccagtgattATAAAGAGAGCGTTCTTTGATGGCTTTCTGTATGTAATTTAATCactatttaaattattttcatgctactcagagaaacaatgtgaagttgaccGTCACTGGCTTGATTTACCGATGcataaacagcaataaacaATATTCACTGATCACAGATTAGGCATTACAATTGAAGTGaaaaggattatttcacttcagaattaaaatgtactcacccccatgtcatccaagatgtttatgtctttctttcttcagtagaaaagaaattaaggtttttgaggaaaacattccaggatttttctccatatagtggacttcattgGGGTTCAACAGATTGAAGATCCAAATTTCAGTTTCAGCGCAgattcaaagagctctacacaatcccagacgaggaataagagtcttatctagagaaacaattagtcattttctaagaaaaatttaaattatatactttttaaccataaatgcttgtcatgCACTAACTCTTGCCACGCATTaagtaatcacgttggaaaggtcacgcataacgtaggcggaagtaccaagcaagtgtttacaaagcgaacatgcaaagactaaactgtgactgaagcagatttaaatacttataacatggaatttgaacactgactgttatcgcagactgaacgcaactggctctgactggacatgtttgagcgcgatcagtcataagtatcaatttacattcataatcggccttacaatcgttaagtgtgtgcgcggctctagtctttgcatgttcgctttgtaaacacttgcttggtacttccgcctacgttatgcgtgacctttccaacgtgattacttAATGTGTGGCAAGAGTTAGTGCatgacaagcatttgtggttaaaaagtatataatttaaatttttcttagaaaattactaattgtttctctagataagatttttattcctcgtctgggattgtgtagaactcTTTGAATCTGTGCTGAAACtgaaatttggaccttcaatctgttgaaCCCcaatgaagtccactatatagagaaaaatcctggaatgttttcctcaaaaaccttaatttcttttcgactgaataaagaaagacataaacatcttggatgatatgggggtgagtaaattatcaggacattttaattctgaagtgaaataatcctttaaaaatgttcttAGCATTAGGATCTTTTAGAAgctaatgttatttttagtcagTTGATCGGCCAGTGGGCAGGGCCAAAGATGTGATGATGTAGAAGTCGGCGTTGATCTAATTCTGCAGAAAGAGAGTCTTTCACCACACTATTAGCCTACGTCATAAATGTGACAAAATCAAAAATGCGTCATTTTCAGATCTTGGTTTGTGGACttactgtaagtttcagaacttaCAGGATGTTTTTATAGTACAATGAATGACCTCTTACAtgtcaattcatgacccctttaaagataGCAATAACACAAATGGCCAAAATATGCAGTTCAGGGATAAAAACATGCACTTATATGGTAACAAATTGACTGGTTTTGTTCAAGTCAAATCAGGTTACACCAACATAACTAATTCTGTAACGTTACAGATAAATATGTCAGTAAGGATAACTACATATATCCACAGTGTAAAAACCTTCTGCTTCTACTTGCCTGAGGTCTCTGATGAGGTCTTTAGTGATGATGCGAACCGTCTCCATCTTTGGCTCTTTGGTTGCAGGAGCAGAGCTTGACAGTGACCTTGACCTTGACCTCACGCTTCTGCCCTCAGCATCATCTTTCATAGCAGCAGCAGAATGCTGAGAAAGATTCAATAGGCAGCTGGATCTTCCTTTTCTTTACATTTAATGTCTAAGACCATAGAGTAAGCTTTTGTCTACCTGTTTGGGGGTCCCAAAGAGGGTCTCGTCCACATGAGAGGTGAGGGCTCGTGTGCGATAGCGGCGCGTCAAAGCGCTGCTGCTCGACAGCTTCCCACTCGAAGACGCGGCGCTTTGAGGCTGAAATAATGTCAAATGACCAACTAGTGAGTAGTTATATGATTTAAATCTCACGAGTCCTtaatacaacaacaaaacagttcgttttattccattttttgattcactaaaaaaaagAATCGACTCATAACATTCATGTTACTTACCATTTCTGTTGAGCTTACGTGAAACACTTCATAGGATAAAAGTTATGACAACAGAGCCACAACAAAGTGAAAGGTAATTGCCACTCTTTCTAATttatgtgtttaaaatgaaaaaaataaagaataacaGCAAAGTTGACCACAGCCAGCCTACTAGCAATAAAACCGACTCTCTACAGCTGTAGTTTGTTGTTACGTTTCCATGGAGACACGGTTACTGCGGTTACGAGCGCTGAATGAAGGAGTTCCTGCAAGACCGGAGCCTGCAGTTTCAGGACCGCATTTCTAGGAGGACCCTCGATATTAATTACTTATTCTGTATTAATTTTCAGGAattatttagttaattatttacatttaaaggtgcagtaggcgatctgggaaatgctaactttagcctgctagcattgaaagcatacAATCTCTCACTCTCCCTGCAAAGCGTCGTCCAAAGCCACTCCAAAACACAGGAACGCGCACAGACCACAAGAGAGACGACCAGAGACAACATTATTGCCTGGATTACATCATGTGTTGTTCACAGGTGagaaatcttaaagggttagttcaccaaaaaatgaaaatgatgtcatttattactcactctcatgccgttctacacctgtaagaccttcgttaatcttcggaacacaaattaagatatttttgatgaaattcgatggctccgtgaggcctgcatagggagcaatgatatttcctctctcaagatccataaaggtcctataaacatatttaaatcagttcatgtgagtacagtggttcaatattaatattataaagcaaggagaatatttttggtgaaccaaaaaaacaaaataatgacttatttagtgatggccgatttcaaaacactgcttcacagaattcttctgtgtcgaatcatgatttggatcgcatgtcaaaccgccaaactgctgaaatcacgtgaaacctctgatttgacacaaaagattcataacacacagaagcttcctgaagcagtgttatgaaatcggccatcactaaataagtcgttattttgtttttttggcgcaccaaaaatattcttgtcagaacggcatgagggtgagtaataaattgcattattttaatttttgggagaactaaccctttaactaaagTTAGGCTGTTTGCCTGCCACCGTACATGAACGCGCTGATGACGTTGTCTGCGTGAACAGGTTGCGCAGTCAGTGGTATGCAAACATATGTTGACTGACAGGGAACACATGCTATCATTTCATTCGGACCGAATGCAATGATTGAACGgacattttatggtcctacgccttccacTGAGGatgcatatttataaaaatacatttagaccgcTTAACATAGTGATTACTATCAGGATATGAGACTTTAAACCAgcataacaaaaatgtttctgtagagaGTCGcctattgcatttttaaatgataatCCTAACCAACCCCACATGTTGGTAACCCTCTTGAAATGTTTAAGTTAACTTGATTTAGTTCAATATATGAGGCtctaaaaatttaattaaaaattacactaatgaaaatgataaacaatacaataaacTATAGGGCTGCGTCCAAAAttgcatactctcttgagtaggtacttattttgaataagtaattacttcacgactgctaaaaaagaaaatatagtatgtgtgtagtatgaatgttgTCTGGACATACTACatcgccatgttgtcattatcatgtgtcCTACCAGTGTCAGTTGCATTGCTTCAccgccattcacaaatcctctcctgtggtcTAATGGGATATTTTTGGACACTTTTTGCCtattatgagtactgtgaatttggacataTTTCTTTTGTCATATAGtagtttttttagttattttttccCCTACTACTATATAATAGGGAAGTATGAGATTTTGGATGCAGCACAACTGTGTAAAAAACAGTCAGCTTAAGCCTTGTTAAGCCTCGCCCATCATACTGGAAATATGTAAATAGATATGTTATCTAAAAACTACTATTTTTAGTAAAAATTCTAGTGAATAGACCATGCTGGTATAACCATTTCCCCATGAGTCCTCATTTCTTGTATCTTCTTCAGGAACCTCTCTGCTTGC
The Megalobrama amblycephala isolate DHTTF-2021 linkage group LG19, ASM1881202v1, whole genome shotgun sequence DNA segment above includes these coding regions:
- the cfap45 gene encoding cilia- and flagella-associated protein 45 — its product is MPQSAASSSGKLSSSSALTRRYRTRALTSHVDETLFGTPKQHSAAAMKDDAEGRSVRSRSRSLSSSAPATKEPKMETVRIITKDLIRDLRIPSEDPSGQSVILSSAEFRRIMVESHVPSEEEKAAVLEAQRQAREEAMEAAEQRKAQMRQADLSRQKNQTLSELEAEARDRAQYLLERANTLRMEQEDEVKKLNELIQEVQCHVIRDAQLEEKKQNRTKWLEEEKRLDAMMEVERRRALETQEQIEQLRKQQMIHGKLRILDQIQMRLEEKMLQEEVKEQEGQQLLENMERVQMEELKAIERKKEEQKNLLQEIQKINEENLLAKEQKKEEERLADLRAVEYTRKKLEREAEYEAEQIRIKKEKEKEVARLRALQERDRDHKAEQDEIRARRNQEAAAREWRRKEKERTTKKLEVEEKLKVARLEQVTHKEHLLSIEAGRERAEFERVLRAQQELIEKEREKEEQRHQQIQRHAEAVRQQVREREMQAVTQRRELFREGERLEEEARNRRARLDEIKEKKLRELKAAGLSDKYCKEVERKVQALPTLSN